One Chaetodon auriga isolate fChaAug3 chromosome 14, fChaAug3.hap1, whole genome shotgun sequence genomic window carries:
- the LOC143331231 gene encoding NPC intracellular cholesterol transporter 2-like — protein MDVRTGFIVVLCLMGFTCAQPVKFLDCGSSTGKVAIVDINPCASEPCQLHKGESYSVNVTFNSAVESQTSKAVVHGIIAGVPVPFPIPIEDGCKSGIQCPIQKQQNYHYVNSLPVKSEYPAIKLVVEWELRDDNKKDLFCIRFPVQIVS, from the exons atggaTGTCCGCACCGGTTTCATCGTTGTCTTGTGCTTGATGGGATTCACCTGTGCGCAGCCAGTCAAGTTCCTGGACTGCG GCTCCTCCACTGGCAAAGTGGCCATTGTGGACATTAACCCTTGTGCCAGTGAGCCATGCCAGCTACACAAAGGAGAGTCCTACAGTGTCAATGTGACATTCAACAGCG CTGTGGAGAGCCAGACGAGCAAGGCAGTGGTTCACGGTATTATTGCTGGAGTTCCCGTCCCCTTCCCCATTCCCATTGAAGATGGCTGCAAGTCTGGAATCCAGTGTCCCATCCAGAAGCAGCAGAATTACCACTATGTGAACTCCCTTCCTGTGAAGTCTGAGTATCCTGCG ATAAAACTGGTTGTGGAGTGGGAACTGAGAGACGACAACAAAAAGGACTTGTTCTGCATCCGGTTCCCAGTTCAGATCGTGAGCTGA
- the isca2 gene encoding iron-sulfur cluster assembly 2 homolog, mitochondrial, with product MSFVRGAMITASKSKVLTLARASTLLNNLNVSQQLHRVPQPPRPHYTAGLRRLSSAASQEKPAVSGPSEDKVYLTDSCVKRLGEIMEKGEYLRIHVEGGGCSGFQYKFSVVSDKTEDDRVFEQGGVGIIVDQDSLEFVKGSTVDFTQELIRSTFQVLKNPQADHGCSCGSSFSVKL from the exons ATGTCATTCGTGAGAGGAGCTATGATAACTGCGTCAAAGTCAAAAGTATTGACCCTCGCCAG GGCATCTACTCTTCTGAACAATCTTAATGTGAGCCAACAGTTACACCGGGTCCCTCAACCCCCCCGGCCCCATTACACAGCGGGGCTTCGGCGTCTAAGCAGCGCTGCATCCCAGGAGAAGCCAGCGGTGTCAGGGCCATCTGAGGATAAAGTATATCTCACTGACTCCTGTGTGAAG AGACTCGGGGAAATCATGGAGAAGGGCGAGTACCTGAGAATACACGTGGAGGGAGGAGGCTGCTCCGGGTTCCAGTACAAGTTTTCTGTTGTTAGTGACAAGACTGAAGATGACAG AGTGTTTGAGCAGGGAGGAGTGGGCATAATCGTGGATCAGGACAGTCTGGAGTTTGTGAAAGGGTCCACTGTGGACTTCACTCAGGAGCTGATCCGCTCCACCTTCCAAGTGCTCAAGAATCCGCAGGCTGATCACGGCTGCTCCTGTGGCAGCTCCTTCTCTGTTAAACTATGA
- the gskip gene encoding GSK3-beta interaction protein translates to MEVDCQPEESIVSSFDDDCVVLGDVKDMRLEAEAVVNDVLFAVSEMHVSQSLNSASDVAYINVETREGNRYCLELTEAGLRVVGYAFDQVDEDLSTQYHETVYSLLDTLSPGYREAFGNALLQRLERLKQNGQ, encoded by the exons ATGGAGGTAGACTGCCAACCCGAGGAATCCATCGTCTCTTCATTTGATGACGACTGCGTTGTGCTCGGTGACGTCAAGGACATGAGATTGGAGGCAGAAGCGGTCGTCAATGACGTGCTTTTCGCCGTTTCTGAAATGCACGTGTCACAGAGTCTCAACAGCGCGTCAGATGTGGCCTACATCAACGTGGAAACGAGAGAGGGAAACCGGTATTGTCTGGAGCTCACAGAGGCAGGACTACGG GTGGTGGGCTATGCCTTTGATCAAGTGGACGAGGATTTGAGCACCCAGTATCACGAGACTGTTTACTCGCTCCTGGACACGCTGAGTCCGGGTTACAGAGAAGCCTTCGGGAACGCTTTGCTCCAGCGGCTGGAGAGACTCAAGCAAAACGGACAATAA